AGAACATTAAACCCACATAAAGAAACATATTTTTAATATTTAAATTGCCATATAAAACAACATATAACACATCATACTTTTGACAGTTAAAATTTAAAGTTTTTCATTTATGTAAAAAATTAGAGTTTATTTTTTACAAACAAATACATACATTTAAACATTTCTTAAAAATTGTCCTGAAATAGCACCCTACACAACCAACTCTGTTGTTCGGTAGTTTGCTCTCGCTCATTGCCTTCGGCTCAATATTTACGGGCTATTCCAAGGTTTGATATATGTTTAAATGTTTATTCGACAAAAAGACTTTTAAAAATGTATGTATGAAATACAGGTAAAAACCTACTTTTTAAGCAAAAAGCATTGCGATAGCAATAGCCCACAAGAGAACGATAGTTCTCTCAAAAAAGGGAGGGCGAAGACCTGGAATAGATACCAAACACTCCTACCCGTTTTTTACAAAACGGGCAGGCCTAAATTAAAAGTCAATAGCAATTTATAAAAACTAAAAAGCCGAAGGCAAAGAAAAAATTTAAAGACAAAATTAAAAGAAGTCGCACCAATGAGGCGAAGCCAAAGAATGAAAATTAGAACGCCCCAAGCGTTACTCTTAACTTGTCAAAGTTGAGAGTAACGGGGGCAATAGAGCGACACCAAAATTAGAACTAAAAGAATAAAAGTCAAATAATTAAATTAAAAGAATAGAAAACAAAAAAAGCCGGGCACAATGACCGGCTTTAAAAAATTACATAGATAAATTCATTTATGGTTTTGTAAAAGGCATCATTTCATGAACTTTTTCATCTAATTCTTTGCCACTATAAAAATGACTAAATTCTTTGTATATCTTATTTCTAATTTGTTTATAGGCTTCGCTTTCTGTTGCTTTAAGCAAGTCACCTTTAACCAAATATTGAGGGTTTAAGAATAAAGAACCTTTTATACCATCAATAAAAATTTCAGCATCTTTTAGTTTTTTAAAACTTCTGCTTACTTGCTGTCTTTTAATTTCTAAGTCCTCAGCAATGTTTTGATGGGTTAAATTTATAACATTGCCATAAGATACATATTGTATAACTTGTAGCAATACAGATATATCAGTAGCCGTTAATTTGTATTTAATTACAGAACTTAATAGGTTTTTATTAAAAACCATAATAAATTCATCTTTTATATTTGCTTTCTTTTTACCCTTAAAAACATTTATATTTTCACCATCTTTCATTCCATCAACTAATTCACCTAATTCATCTTTTAATTCATTTTTTGTATTTTCATTTACTTTCATTTTGTTGCCTTTCATTTATAATTTGTTTCTTTATGAAACTTATTAAAGCAACTAAAATTTAAATGTCAATAGTTTTTAATTTATTTGTATTTATATTTATTAAATATATATTAATATTTATATTATAAGATAGAAGATACAGAGGGGGTTATTTATCATATATTTGTAAAAGCCCTATTCGTAGGTATTTCCAAATATTCGGTTTAAAAGTCAAGCAACAAATTTGTTGCCAAGTGGCAACTAATATGTTGCAAGTCGGCATCAAATTTGTTGCTTTTTGCTAAAAGTCAATATCACTTTATAAAGAAAATTAGTATCAATAAAAAAGAATAGAGAACAGCAAAGCCCGTGTCTTGTAGCCTATGGCTACGGGGACACGAATAAACGGCTTTTAAGGGGGT
This window of the Comamonas testosteroni genome carries:
- a CDS encoding replication/maintenance protein RepL; the encoded protein is MKGNKMKVNENTKNELKDELGELVDGMKDGENINVFKGKKKANIKDEFIMVFNKNLLSSVIKYKLTATDISVLLQVIQYVSYGNVINLTHQNIAEDLEIKRQQVSRSFKKLKDAEIFIDGIKGSLFLNPQYLVKGDLLKATESEAYKQIRNKIYKEFSHFYSGKELDEKVHEMMPFTKP